The Flavivirga eckloniae genomic interval ATCTTCGGCCTCAGTAATTTTTACGGTAGTAAATTCGCCCGTTTTTAAATAAGTTTTTGTAGCATCAATAAGTACTTCGTTATCAACATCTGGAGAATCGTATTCTGTACGTCCAACAAAATAGTTTCCTTCCTTTCTATCGATAACGACTTTAAAAGTCTTCCCTATTTTTTCTTGATTGAGTTCCCACGAAATCTGCGATTGTATTTCCATAATCTGGTTGGCTCTATCAATCTTAACATCTTCCGGCACATCATCTTCTAAATTGTAGGCATGTGTATTTTCTTCATGAGAATATGTAAAGCATCCTAAACGCTCAAAACGCATATCGGTTACCCATTGTTTCAATGTTTGAAAATCTTCTTCTGTTTCTCCGGGGTATCCAACAATTAGCGTTGTTCTTATAGTCATTTCCGGAACAGCGGCTCTAAACTCTTTAAGCAATTTGGTTGTTTTCTCTTTAGTAGTGCCACGACGCATGCTTTTTAAAATAGCGTCTGAGATATGTTGCAACGGAATATCTAAATAATTACAAATTTTCGGCTCACGATTCATCACCTCCAATACATCCATTGGAAAACCTGTTGGAAATGCATAATGCAAACGAATCCATTCTACACCATCAACTTTTACTAAAGCCTCCAGTAACTCTGCCAAGTTTCGCTTTTTGTAAATATCGAGTCCGTAATATGTTAAATCCTGTGCAATTAAAATAAGCTCTTTAACACCTTTAGCCGCTAGTTTTTCTGCTTCGATAACAATTTCTTCAATAGGCGTACTCCTATGTTTCCCTCTCATAATAGGGATGGCGCAGAAACTACAAGGTCTGTCGCATCCTTCAGCAATCTTTAAATAGGCATAGTTTTTTGGCGTGGTTGTTAATCGCTCTCCTATTAATTCATGCTTATAATCAGCTCCTAGAGCTTTAAGCAATTGAGGTAATTCGGTAGTTCCAAAATACTCATCTACATTAGGGATTTCCTTTTGCAAATCCGGTTTGTAACGTTCACTTAAACAGCCGGTAACAAATACCTTATCAACTTCCCCTGCCTCCTTCTTTTGCATGAATTCTAAAATCGTATTCACGCTTTCTTCCTTGGCATTATTAATAAAACCACAGGTATTAACAACAA includes:
- the rimO gene encoding 30S ribosomal protein S12 methylthiotransferase RimO, producing the protein MRTKTLKKNKINVVTLGCSKNVYDSEVLMGQLKASGKDVVHEEEGNIVVVNTCGFINNAKEESVNTILEFMQKKEAGEVDKVFVTGCLSERYKPDLQKEIPNVDEYFGTTELPQLLKALGADYKHELIGERLTTTPKNYAYLKIAEGCDRPCSFCAIPIMRGKHRSTPIEEIVIEAEKLAAKGVKELILIAQDLTYYGLDIYKKRNLAELLEALVKVDGVEWIRLHYAFPTGFPMDVLEVMNREPKICNYLDIPLQHISDAILKSMRRGTTKEKTTKLLKEFRAAVPEMTIRTTLIVGYPGETEEDFQTLKQWVTDMRFERLGCFTYSHEENTHAYNLEDDVPEDVKIDRANQIMEIQSQISWELNQEKIGKTFKVVIDRKEGNYFVGRTEYDSPDVDNEVLIDATKTYLKTGEFTTVKITEAEDFDLYGEVVA